A region from the Vespula pensylvanica isolate Volc-1 chromosome 9, ASM1446617v1, whole genome shotgun sequence genome encodes:
- the LOC122631605 gene encoding piezo-type mechanosensitive ion channel component isoform X4, whose translation MTAYWFNVILFRVFFPAVLAGCTIWRPVGLSLVYLGLMLYSPMVPTPTSKTMSGHTGLYLKASICLCFLVAITQLTFHIVLLAMLPYGHFLQDCQFMEKLFRHIGLVKLDNTSVWEVFYWLTPELILLPTTIITYVACRFLTQSKPSDDEGEVSVQRLNDSAKKTEDRTTKIINFFGHIGTYVVLASLCCTASLKPSVEGAFYFLVFLGAATWWACNRELRKGFAIICKIVMVVVIVHILALLSYQNQWPQELIPVNSTWSRYFALTAIYHTNCSRPTYVEYADKSDWLPYGYALRLFWLYYVLALQSRFLSKKPRPIIDTSTTIPDERTPLMRFGSGRTGLLQDSTGSVIIQDGHQDDGIQLQSLSDGVPGDNPGIFEHIIMAVYSIFQLLINSSYLAMNIIMMTWSIMYHSWMTFALLLWALILWMMSNKRASMMKCSPFIVFYSTLLLLGQYVYSMDLTEEELPTTVNGIKISEIGFSKAQELSRWHLIVKCSFMLIFWITMRQYTAEWKQQRRLSTLRDMVAPLHVSVTTATTAMNYEVQEVKSKFMEDVGIILKQLLTKFWIAVVAIMLFICGITGERMTVFRIIYMSLFLFFVITFQISWLVWRKVMYTFWITVIGYSVIMLILVYTYQFQNFPEYWNYLGINKQLQMDIGLEIYETKDFFVRLLIPTFFVIITVVQMHYFHNDFLKITTIDKLGSESALRRSSLGHNPSLNPSTTSPTEIILGEEETSNVYTLNQLKRMSRLEKIEFIRNLMNHIYNFYNYTWLFLEIHMQKIIFISLILLCISDVCAINFLFVLAIVIVINFNRNIQIMSINIIVAIIALLMVTKMLYQIKYIDHSNWNVNCTKEVNENIGKYASNDTVYNIAEWFGIKKGEPGHLAELLKGYIGIVTVTTLRKIIRIRQWFFRQKKGESLDTPQVMFPNIVRADADKGIPECLKFLFNYGFYKFGLEICLIGIVALIGMRLDFYSVLYGCWLLLFFLLKRKTISRIWPFFKTFAIISLPVQYALVVAPPTWFCIEYPWSHSEMLRRLQEWMYFPDPDFPPNPKKLICDFLLLMMISRQSLVFNIEQNILTSGQEFVAGHNFSVYQNMDNPNFINPVKDYVSHIHSWLDVFKRGSMMSLMWITLSIMFLAGTKRTNLFSLGYLICAFVLLWQGSDFYLRPVRTILNWWKMLLGYNVIVIFSKSLLQGVGCVLIQELQDSACWLIQLLGIACLKKFHSATDNLGIGGDTCQIPREDIGMVWDGLCFGFLLIQLRFFKSYYFFHIVDETKAMSILASRGAELLEELHQKRIKIQDNVEKAILQKLKHKMDKIKANQRKIQGPSYREPETHQIDTLYPGTRPLYRVRVPKTNREAIRSGDYYMFDDLDDDDITDIVADTEIERKEAEQLPEDIRDERMTIMELMDTLIKTDIAIATHVAMYGGSKKDALRLRRRSVPLTRKKSSMSYLSARSENETAVPTDVADRTSITSEEIESEEKELATVDLTKPPPSEDEREEEDKTLERSVEEDDEKAKKVSVSTYFQFVWVIINSTLISMTKYLNQFSRDYRYIRKILAMEKKILKEKSDFRTGFRLGINQMWQPIPLVQERSTTNEDTEGANNPGEGPSQQQSPRVERKENSLTVPHIRILAPSLERGLNKSSSRYVYTVPELSFKCAFNIDDLQKLIKEYTFVFCKFVSKNNVKLKAVPDPRILSARSVIFSQMSQDQVEEEVAELSEVDQPPIIQLAASIWFGILAHSSLLCYFMVFLHQIKNASVISTPLPLMVFCWGSLTIPRPSKTFWVTLIAYTEAIVIMKCIFQLELIPWNRKAASSHPLFGPRIIGVERQRNYALWDLLLLLMVFFHRFMLKSLGQWTSPSIKPRKIIPSNLTVVESKPPDPPSGDGQAEESTTSWQQETAEASGIIRTPKGQILNINDKTDSQNRAVTVNENEKLVAIQGEEIHPYKENISTTMNLTFNKYLEPMKKFFTKILSPVGKEKTNVYAYMFLCDFFNFLLLIFGFSAFGTQQGDGGVTAYLQENRVPMPFLLMLLLQFALIVIDRALFLRKSIVGKLIFQYCLIFGVHMWMFFILPSVTERQFNDKLPPQIWYMMKCFYLLLAAYQLRQGYPTRILGNFLCKKYTIVNFVLFKGFMLVPFLFELRAVMDWIWTDTSMTIMDWFKMEDIFASIYQIKCMRGMETDFPQPRGEKKTQMSKYLAGGGALCVIIGLIWFPLLLFALGGTVGVSNLPYEVSMKIAIGPYEPIYSMSAQTSSIMEYKEEEFKNFTDLYTRDKAAITFLENYINTDVAIVKLSTSSGKLWDISPPDKTRLIKELDSSADVVVHIEWTVSRTTNVKDLSGITTSHHNVVLLPTDPTRRILADMLTVNELSPSNSTIIIPYSFPKFLKVTSKTTDVVRQLMKLPSSQSLNEEDVDTSNEKHLYRNISLQLSIDRDCCAHQQWWVIQEVCDDRFYLELLQNIPLNDCKEVTMFLFNDKVFPEGLSFISGFGILGLYTTAVIVISQMMRKVVSDMAPKIMFDDLPYVDRILRLCLDIYLVRESGDLCLEEDLFAKLIFLYRSPETLIRWTRLPEEGERTDNEDQDEEEDVNEAEERETRERPHRD comes from the exons ATGACGGCATATTGGTTCAACGTCATTCTTTTCAGGGTCTTCTTTCCGGCCGTATTAGCAGGAT GTACGATATGGCGACCGGTAGGACTATCTCTCGTATATTTGGGACTCATGTTATACTCGCCGATGGTCCCAACGCCCACAAGCAAGACTATGTCCGGTCATACGGGACTTTATTTGAAGGCAAGCATCTGTTTGTGCTTCCTCGTAGCCATAACTCAGCTCACGTTTCACATAGTTTTATTAGCGATGCTGCCATATGGCCATTTTCTTCAAGACT GTCAATTTATGGAAAAACTGTTCAGACACATAGGTTTAGTAAAACTAGATAACACATCGGTATGGGAGGTGTTTTACTGGCTGACACCGGAATTGATTCTTTTACCGACAACGATAATTACATACGTCGCGTGTCGTTTCTTAACGCAAAGTAAACCGAGCGATGACGAAGGGGAAGTATCAGTTCAACGTCTAAACGATTCCGCCAAGAAAACCGAGGATAGGACCACGAAG ATAATCAACTTCTTCGGTCATATCGGCACGTACGTCGTTCTTGCCTCCTTGTGCTGTACGGCATCTTTGAAGCCATCGGTGGAAGGAGCGTTCTACTTTCTGGTTTTTCTCGGTGCCGCCACATGGTGGGCTTGCAACAGAGAATTGCGAAAAGGTTTTGCAATTATATGCAAAATCGTTATGGTCGTGGTGATCGTACACATTCTGGCGCTACTCAGTTATCAGAATCAATGGCCTCAAGAACTCATACCGGTCAATAGCACATGGTCTCGTTATTTCGCGCTCACTGCGATTTATCATACCAACTGTAGTCGACCGACGTACGTGGAATATGCGGATAAAAGCGATTGGCTGCCTTACGGATATGCATTGAGACTCTTCTGGCTCTACTACGTTCTGGCTCTGCAATCTCGATTTCTCAGTAAAAAACCA AGGCCGATCATTGATACGTCGACGACGATTCCCGACGAGAGGACACCC TTGATGCGTTTTGGATCTGGAAGAACAGGACTTTTGCAAGACTCCACCGGCAGCGTTATCATACAAGATGGTCATCAAGATGACGGCATTCAATTGCAAAGTCTCAGCGATG GCGTGCCTGGAGACAATCCTGGAATTTTTGAACATATCATTATGGCAGTGTACTCGATATTTCAGTTACTAATCAATTCCTCTTACCTCGCTATGAATATCATCATGATG ACGTGGAGTATAATGTATCACAGTTGGATGACATTCGCCCTTTTACTTTGGGCTTTAATCCTATGGATGATGTCCAATAAACGTGCTTCGATGATGAAATGTTCACCCTTCATCGTCTTTTATTCGACTCTTTTGTTACTTGGACAATACGTTTACAGTATGGATTTGACCGAGGAAGAACTACCGACGACGGTCAACGGCATAAAAATATCCGAGATAGGCTTCAGCAAAGCGCAAGAGCTCAGCCGTTGGCATCTGATCGTTAAG TGTTCGTTCATGTTGATATTTTGGATCACGATGAGACAGTATACAGCAGAGTGGAAACAACAGAGACGACTGTCAACTTTGAGAGACATGGTTGCGCCTTTGCACGTTTCAGTTACCACAGCCACCACAGCTATGAATTACGAAGTGCAAGAAGTGAAAAGCAAATTTATGGAAGACGTTGGTATAATCTTGAAACAACTTTTGACAAAATTCTGGATAGCCGTTGTAGCTATTATGCTCTTCATTTGTGGTATCACCGGTGAACGAATGACAGTTTTTAGGATTATTTACATGTCGttgttcctcttcttcgtgaTCACATTTCAG ATATCCTGGTTAGTATGGAGAAAAGTGATGTATACATTCTGGATAACCGTCATTGGATATTCGGTAATCATGTTGATACTCGTGTATACCTATCAATTCCAAAATTTTCCGGAATATTGGAATTACTTGGGCATAAACAAACAATT ACAAATGGATATTGGCTTGGAAATATATGAAACGAAAGATTTCTTCGTAAGACTGCTGATACCaacatttttcgttattatcacGGTGGTTCAGATGCACTATTTCCATAATGACTTCTTAAAGATAACGACTATCGATAAACTCGG ATCAGAAAGTGCTCTTAGACGATCGAGTCTCGGGCATAATCCTAGTTTAAATCCTTCCACAACGTCGCCTACAGAAATTATTCTTGGAGAAGAAGAGACATCCAATGTCTACACTTTGAATCAACTTAAAC gaATGTCAAGATtggaaaaaatcgaatttataagaaatttaatgaatcatatatacaatttttacaattacacTTGGTTGTTCCTTGAAATTCACATGcagaaaattatctttatttctctgaTTCTTTTGTGTATCAGTGAC GTATGCGCAATAAacttcctcttcgtccttgCCATAGTTATCGTGATTAATTTCAATAGGAACATACAGATCATGTCGATCAACATTATAGTTGCGATCATTGCCCTCTTGATGGTAACGAAGATGTTGTATCAAATAAAGTATATCGATCATAGTAATTGGAATGTAAATTGCACG AAAGAAGTTAACGAAAATATAGGAAAGTACGCTAGCAATGACACCGTATACAACATCGCAGAATGGTTTGGTATAAAGAAAGGTGAACCAGGACATCTTGCAGAACTGTTGAAGGGATACATTGGTATCGTCACAGTAACGACCttaagaaaaatcattcgaatTCGACAGTGGTtttttcgacaaaaaaaaggggaaTCTTTGGACACTCCTCAAGTCATGTTTCCAAATATTGTCAGAGCAGACGCAGACAAGGGTATACCAGAATGCTTGAAGTTCCTCTTTAATTAtggattttataaattcgGCCTTGAGATCTGCCTTATCGGAATTGTGGCACTTATTGGCATGAGACTCGACTTTTACTCCGTCCTTTATGGTTGTTGGCTTCTATTGTTCTTCTTATTAAAGAGGAAAACCATTTCTAGGATATGGCCGTTCTTTAAAACGTTCGCTATAATATCGTTGCCTGTACAATATGCTTTGGTGGTAGCACCACCTACGTGGTTTTGCATAG AATATCCTTGGAGTCATTCGGAGATGTTACGAAGGCTGCAAGAATGGATGTATTTCCCAGATCCAGATTTTCCACCGAATCCTAAGAAATTAATCT GTGACTTTTTATTACTGATGATGATCAGTCGGCAGAGCCTTGTCTTTAATATTGAACAAAATATCTTAACGTCCGGTCAAGAATTCGTGGCCGGCCATAACTTTTCTGTTTATCAAAACATGGACAATccgaattttataaatcctGTTAAAGACTACGTCTCTCACATACATAGCTGGTTAGACGTATTTAAACGTGGCAGCATGATGAGTCTAATGTGGATCACTCTTTCCATTATGTTTTTGGCTGGaacaaaaagaacgaatttgTTCTCCCTTGGATATCTTATCTGTGCCTTTGTATTACTATGGCAAGGTAGCGATTTCTACTTGAGACCAGTCAGGACGATACTCAATTGGTGGAAGATGTTACTTGGTTATAACGTCATTGTGATCTTTTCAAAATCCTTACTTCAAGGTGTCGGCTGCGTTCTGATACAAGAG CTACAAGATTCTGCCTGCTGGCTGATCCAATTACTAGGTATCGCCTGTCTAAAAAAGTTCCACAGCGCAACCGACAATTTAGGAATCGGAGGAGACACTTGCCAAATACCACGAGAGGACATCGGCATGGTTTGGGATGGATTATGTTTTGGCTTTCTCTTGATTCAACTGCGCTTCTTTAAAAGCTATTATTTCTTCCATATCGTGGACGAAACGAAGGCAATGAGTATATTAGCATCACGAGGGGCTGAGCTTCTTGAGGAGCTGCATCAGAAACGCATAAAGATCCAAGATAATGTGGAAAAGGCTATCCTACAGAAACTCAAACACAAGATGGACAAGATTAAAgctaatcaaagaaaaattcaggGACCATCGTATAGAGAACCTGAAACCCATCAAATAG ATACTCTTTATCCAGGGACTCGGCCTTTGTACAGAGTTCGCGTGCCAAAGACCAACAGAGAGG CCATCAGATCAGGCGACTACTATATGTTCGACGATTTGGACGACGATGATATAACCGATATTGTGGCTGATACCGAGATAGAACGAAAGGAGGCAGAACAACTCCCCGAAGATATACGCGACGAAAGAATGACGATAATGGAG CTGATGGATACGCTGATTAAGACAGACATTGCGATAGCGACCCACGTTGCCATGTATGGAGGATCGAAAAAGGATGCGTTGAGACTTCGCCGTCGGAGCGTACCGCTGACGCGGAAGAAATCGTCCATGTCCTATCTGAGCGCGCGATCCGAGAACGAGACTGCCGTGCCGACCGAC GTTGCTGATCGAACGAGCATTACGTCGGAAGAGATCGaatcggaagaaaaagaattagcaACCGTGGACTTGACAAAACCACCACCTTCCGAGGATgaacgagaggaagaagataagaCGTTGGAAAGGAGTGTCGAAGAGGATgatgaaaaagcaaaaaaagttTCCGTTTCTACGTATTTTCAATTCGTTTGGGTAATAATCAATAGTACTCTGATCTCGATGACTAAGTATCTCAATCAATTTTCACGagattatagatatattcgcAAGATTTTAGCgatggagaagaaaatattaaag GAAAAATCGGATTTCAGAACGGGTTTCAGATTAGGAATTAATCAAATGTGGCAACCGATACCACTGGTACAAGAAAG ATCGACAACTAATGAAGATACAGAAGGAGCTAATAATCCCGGTGAAGGTCCTAGTCAGCAACAATCTCCGAGAGTCGAGAG GAAGGAAAACTCGCTGACAGTACCTCACATACGAATCCTGGCGCCAAGTTTGGAGCGAGGATTGAACAAGTCCTCCTCTAG GTACGTTTACACAGTTCCCGAGCTGAGCTTTAAATGTGCTTTTAATATTGACGATTTGCAGAaactaataaaagaatatacattTGTTTTCTGCAAATTTGTATCGAAGAATAATGTCAAACTGAAAGCCGTGCCTGATCCAAGAATACTTTCTGCACGCAGCGTGATTTTCTCGCAAATGTCGCAAGACCAAGTCGAAGAGGAGGTTGCAGAATTGTCCGAAGTTGATCAACCACCGATAATTCAATTGGCAGCATCGATATGGTTTGGAATTCTGGCACATTCGAGCCTGCTGTGTTATTTTATGGTATTTCTtcatcaaattaaaaatgccTCCGTTATCTCCACGCCATTACCTCTGATGGTGTTTTGTTGGGGTTCTCTGACGATTCCGCGACCTTCGAAAACTTTTTGGGTGACTTTAATCGCTTATACGGAG GCAATCGTCATTATGAAATGCATTTTCCAATTGGAGCTCATTCCTTGGAATCGAAAAGCAGCATCTAGTCATCCGCTCTTCGGACCCAGAATCATTGGCGTTGAACGACAACGAAATTATGCGCTATGGGATTTATTGTTACTGCTTATGGTTTTCTTCCATAG ATTCATGTTAAAATCATTGGGACAGTGGACCTCGCCGTCGATAAAGCCAAGAAAGATTATCCCTTCTAATTTGACAGTGGTTGAGTCAAAACCTCCCGATCCTCCTTCTGGAGACGGCCAAGCGGAAGAATCGACGACTTCTTGGCAGCAAGAGACTGCAGA aGCATCCGGCATTATTAGAACACCAAAGGgtcaaattttaaatattaatgataaaacgGATTCGCAGAATCGCGCAGTAACGGTAAATGAAAACGAGAAGCTTGTAGCTATCCAAGGCGAAGAGATACATCCTTACAAGGAGAACATCTCAACAACCATGAATTTGAC aTTTAACAAGTATCTAGAACCtatgaaaaaattcttcacTAAAATTCTTAGTCCCGTCggcaaagagaaaacaaacgtCTATGCGTACATGTTTCTTTGcgatttctttaatttccttCTGCTGATTTTTGGATTTTCTGCCTTCGGG ACACAGCAGGGCGATGGTGGAGTGACGGCTTATTTGCAAGAAAACCGAGTACCCATGCCTTTCCTGCTGATGTTATTACTTCAATTTGCTTTAATAGTTATCGATAGAGCCTTGTTTTTGAGAAAATCCATTGTCGGAAAGTTGATCTTTCAATATTGCCTGATATTTGGAGTTCACATGTGGATGTTTTTCATATTACCGAGTGTTACGGAAAG ACAATTTAATGACAAATTACCACCACAGATTTGGTACATGatgaaatgtttttatttattgctcGCAGCGTACCAATTGCGCCAGGGATATCCAACTCGCATACTTGGCAATTTCTTATGCAAGAAATATACCATAGTAAATTTCGTCTTATTTAAAGG ATTCATGTTGGTTCCATTCTTGTTTGAATTGCGAGCTGTCATGGATTGGATTTGGACCGATACCTCTATGACGATAATGGATTGGTTTAAAATGGAAGATATATTTGCCagtatttatcaaattaag TGCATGCGCGGCATGGAAACAGATTTTCCACAACcacgaggagaaaaaaagactcAAATGAGCAAGTATCTCGCTGGCGGAGGTGCACTTTGTGTCATAATAGGTCTTATATGGTTCCCTCTCTTGTTGTTCGCACTTGGTGGAACAGTTGGTGTTTCGAATTTGCCTTACGAGGTGTCGATGAAAATAGCTATAGGACCGTACGAACCGATTTATTCGATGTCTGCACAGACCAGTTCGATCATGGaatacaaagaagaagaatttaaaaattttacggACTTGTATACTCGGGATAAAGCAGCGATTACCttcttagaaaattatattaatacagaTGTGGCGATTGTTAAACTTAGTACTTCCTCCGGCAAATTATGGGATATTTCACCTCCTGACAAAACTAG ATTAATCAAGGAACTGGATTCTTCGGCAGACGTCGTTGTTCACATTGAATGGACAGTTTCTAGAACAACGAATGTGAAAGATTTGTCTGGTATAACAACGAGCCATCATAACGTGGTACTATTACCAACTGATCCTACAAGAAGGATATTAGCAGACATGTTAACTGTAAACGAATTAAGTCCATCTAATTCTACAATAATTATACCATATTCATTTCCAAAATTCCTCAAAGTTACCAGTAAAACCACCGATGTTGTTCGacaattaatgaaattaccgAGCTCACAAT CGTTAAATGAAGAGGACGTTGATACGTCCAATGAAAAACatctatatagaaatattagcCTTCAATTATCCATTGATCGAGATTGTTGTGCGCATCAGCAATGGTGGGTGATACAAGAAGTTTGCgacgatcgtttttatttagaattattgCAAAACATACCATTGAATGATTGCAAGGAGGTTACGATGTTCCTTTTCAATGATAAAGTATTTCCAGAAGGATTGAGCTTTATCAGTGGATTTGG AATTTTGGGTTTGTATACTACTGCTGTAATTGTGATAAGTCAAATGATGCGAAAAGTGGTAAGCGATATGGCGCCAAAGATAATGTTCGACGATCTACCGTACGTCGACAGAATTCTTCGATTATGTTTGGACATTTATTTAGTACGCGAAAGCGGTGACCTGTGCTTGGAAGAAGATTTGTTTGCAAAACTTATATTCTTATACAGATCTCCAGAAACCCTTATCAG ATGGACGAGATTACCAGAAGAAGGAGAGCGCACTGACAATGAGGAtcaagatgaagaagaagatgttAATGAagcggaagaaagagaaacgcgtGAAAGACCTCACCgtgattaa